Part of the Deinococcus grandis genome, GCGTGCCTGCGGGCCGGTGTGGACGCGCGGGCGCTGGGCACCGACCTGAACCCGGACGCGGTCGCGGTCGCCGCGGGCGGCGTGTATACGCAGCGGGCCCTGCGGGACGCGCCGCCGGACCGGGTGGCGCGGGTGTTCGCGCCGGACGGCCCGCAGGTGCGCGTGAAGCCGGACGTGCGGGCCCGCGCGCGGTTCGGCGTACACAACCTGCTGCGGCCCGCGCCGGAGGCGGGCTTCGACGTGATCTCCTGCCGGAACGTGCTGATCTACTTCACGCCCGGCGCGGCGCAGCAGGCCTGCGAGCACCTGATCGGCGCCCTGGCGCCCGGCGGGCTGCTGCTCCTCGCGCCGAGCGACCCGCGCCCGCCGGTCACGGAGACGCTCGAGCAGGTGCGGGTGGGGGGCACGGTGCTGCTGCGCCGCGCCCCCCACCCACTGCCCGCCCGCGTTCCCGCCCCGCCGCCGGTCCTGCCCGCGTCCCGGCCCGTTACACCGCCGGAACCGTCCGCCGAGCCGGATCTCGCGCAGGCACGTCAGCGGGCCTTCGTGTCCCCGCACGACCCGCAGGCGCAGCTGGATCTGGCGCGGGCGTTCCTGCGCGCCGGTCAGCCCGCGCGGGCCGCGGCGAGCCTGCGGGCCGCCGAGGCGCAGCTGGGCGGGCGCGGCGAGTCGTGGGAGACCGCTCACCTGCGCGCGCAGTCGGCGCAGGTGCAGCGCGCCGTGCGGGACGCCGGGGGTGACGCGTGAACCGGCTCGAGGCGCGCGCCGCCGAACTGGCCGCCCCGCCCCGCGCCCAGCGGCCTGCCGTGGACGCCGTGCTCGTGACCGTCCGCGGGGAGACGTTCGCGGCGCCGCTGCGGCAGCTGCGGGCGGTGCTGCCGGCGGCCTTCACGCCGCTGCCGCTGGGCGCCCCGCACGTGGCGGGCGTGCAGCCGGTCCGCGGCAGTCTGGTGGGGGTCGTGCGGGCCGACGCGCTCCTGACCGGTCAGGCGGGCGGGTCGCCCGGGCCGCTGGCGCGGGTGCTGCTGGCCGCCACGCAGCCTGAACCGTGCGGGGTGCTCGTGGACGCGGTCGGCGAACTGGTGTGGGTGGGGGACGCGGGCTTCCCGGCGACCTTCGGCACGCCCGGCGTGCGTGGCCGCACCGCCGACGGGCTGGCCTGCCTGGACCTGGAGGCCCTCGTGCGGCACCTGCCGGCCGCGTGGCCGGCCCGGCCGCCGGATCCCTGACCCCTGCCGCCCGCCCGCGCGACCCTCGCCCCCTGCCCATCCTGCTGGAGTGCCCATGCCCATCCGCCTGAAACTCACCGGTGTCCTGCTGCTGCTGCTGCTGCCCCTGCTGCTCACGGGGGTCATCTCCGTTCGCGCGCTGGACCGCGCGGCCCTCACGAGCGCCGACCTGAACCGTGGCCTGATCCAGGCGCGGACCCTGACCAACCTGCGCGCCGCCGCGAACCGCGTGACCCTCCTGAGTGCCGAGCAGCTGCTCGTGCCGGGCGGCGCGTGGCTGGACATGCAGGACGCCCGCAGTGACGCCCTGAAGGAACTCTCGGCGCTGCCCGACAGCGCCCGCCTGACCGCCGTGCGGCAGGACTGGGCGGCGTTCGACCGGGAACTGAGCGCCATCCTGGACGCGTCCGCGCCGCGCGCGCAGACCCTGCGGCGCTTCGAACGGAACTTCGAACCGGCCCGGCAGCAGTTCAGCCGGTCCGTGAACAGTTACCTGGACGCGCAGGAGGCCACGCTGGGCGCCCAGCAGGCCGGGCTGGCCGCGGACCTCAGGCGCGCCCACGAGACGGTGCTGCTGACCGGCCTGATCGGGGGGCTGCTGGCCGTGCTGGCCGCGTGGTGGATCGTGCGGCGGCTCGTGCACGCCGTCGAGGCGGTGGAACGCTCGGTGGGCCGCCTCGCCGACGGGTACCTCGACGACGTGCCCGAGACCCGCAGCCGCGACGAGGTGGGCCGCATGCTGCGCGCCCTGGGCCGCCTCGTGGCGCACAAGCGACGCCTCGTGCAGACCATGGACCTCCTCAGCCGCGGGGAGCCGCAGCCGCCCTTCCCGCTGCGCCACCCGGACGACACGCTGAGTCTCGCCGTGCAGAACCTCAACCGGCACGCGCAGGAGACGGCGGCCGCCGCGCTGGCGGTCGCGGGCGGCAATCTCGCGCAGGACGTCCCGCTGCGCTCGGACCGCGACGCGCTCGGCGGGGCGCTGCGCGACATGATCGCCCAGCTGCGCGCCTTCGCCCTGCAGAGCCAGGACGCCAGCGCCCAGCTGAACCTCGCCAGCCAGAGCCTCGTGGCGGCCACCGCCCAGCAGAGCACCAGCGTCCACCAGCAGTCCGCCGCGATCGCCGAGACCACCGCCGCGGTCGAGGAGGTCCGCACGACCAGCCGGCACGCCGTGGACCTCGCCGGGCGCGTGTCCCGGCAGGCGGACGCCGCGCGGGTCGTGGCCGAGCAGGGCGTGCAGGCCACCCGCGACGCCGGGCAGGGCATGCACGCCCTGCAGGGCCGCGTGGATGACATCGCGCAGAACATGCTGCACCTCTCGCGGCACTCGCGGCAGATCAGCGAGATCGTCGAGACCGTCAGTGAACTCGCCGACCAGTCGAACCTGCTCGCCCTGAACGCCGCCATCGAGGCGAACCGCGCCGGGGAGCACGGGCGGGGCTTCGCGGTCGTCGCGCAGGAGATCCGCACGCTGGCCGAGCAGTCCAAGGAGGCCGCCGGGCAGATCCGCCGCACCCTCGAGGACGCGCAGCAGGCCACGAACGCCGCCGTGCTCGCCACCGAGGAGGGCAGCAAGCAGGCGCAGGTGGGCACCACCCTGATCGACCGGGCCGGGCAGACCATCGAGGAACTCGCCCGCGTGAACGACGACGCGGCCCGCATGGCCTCACAGATCGCCGAGGCGGTCGAGCAGCACGCCCTGAGCATGGAGCAGATCGCGGTCGCCATGAACGACATCAACGAGGCGACCGCGCAGCACCTGAATGTCACGCAGGACAACCAGCAGGTCGCCCGGCGCCTCCAGGACCTCGTGACCGACCTGAACGGGCATGCCGGACGCTACCGCACCTGACCTCGCCCGGGCGCTGCGCGCCGAGCTGCGCGCCGCCCAGCCGGACCTGGGGGCGGGCGGCCCGGCCGCGGCCCGCGCGCTGCACTCCCTGCACGCGGCCGCCGCCACCGCCGGGGACGAGGGCCTGCGCGCCGCCCTGCGCGCCGCGCAGGCGGCCGCCGCCACGGCCACCCCGGACGCCCTGCGCGACGAACTGCGCCGACTGGGCCTGCTGACCGACGCGCCGGTCAGCCCGGAGCCGCCCGCGACCGTCCGGGTGGACGTCCGCAAACTCGACGCGCTGCTCGCGCTGGCCGGGGAACTCACGAGCGCCCGGCTGCAACTGAACGAGCGGCTGGGCCGCGCCCGCAGCGGCGAACGCGGCGCGTGGCGCGCCGTGCGCGCCGCCCAGCAGGCCCTCGCGACCCTCACCGACGACCTCGCTCGGGAGGTGCTCGCCGCGCGGCTCGAACCGGCCCGGCCGTTCCTGCAGTCCTTCGAGCGGGCCGCGCGCGACGCTGCCCGGCAGGCCGGAAAACGCGCGCGGCTGCACGTCGACGCGGCCGACGCCGAACTCGACCGGCACGCCATGGACCGCCTGCGCAGCCCGCTGCTGCACCTGATCCGCAACGCCGTCGATCACGGCATCGACCCGCCCGGGGCGCGCGCGGCGCGCGGCGTTGACGACACCGGCACCGTCACCCTGTCCGCGTTCAGCGCCGCCGGGCAGGTCACGGTCACCGTCCGCGACGACGGGCCCGGCGTGAACTACGCCGAGGTCGCCCGCGCCGCCGGCCGCCCCCACGAACCGGGTGACCCGGCCGCCGAGGCGGAACTGACCGAGCTGCTGTTCACGCCCGGCTTCAGTTCCCGCCAGGAGGTCACGGACCTCTCCGGTCGCGGCGTGGGCCTGGACGTGGTGCGCACGCAGGCCCGCGCGCTGGGCGGCGACGTCACGCTGCGCAGCGGCCCGCAGGGCACGACCGTCACCGTGCAGTTCCCCCTGACGCTGGCCACCACCCGCGTGGCGGTGGTGCGCGTCGCCGGGCAGCTGCTGGGCGTCCCGGTGCGCTGGGTGGACCGCGCCGGGCGCGCCCGGGTCCAGCCGCACGAGGGCCGCCCGGCCGTGCGGATCGGCGAGCGGGTCGTGCCCGCCGCGTCCCTGGCGGCCGCACTGAACCTCGGCCCCGCGCGGGACGGCGCGTACCTGCTCGTCCGGCAGGGCGAGGCGAGCCTGGCGCTGCTCGTGGACGCCCTGATCGGCGAGGAGGAACTCGTCATCAAGCCGCTGGCGTTCCCGCTGGCGGGCGCCCCGCACCTGGAGGGCGCCGCGCAGCTGCCCGACGGGCAGATCGTGCCGGTCCTGAACGTCCGCGCCCTGCGCCCGGCGGCCACGAGCCGCGTGCCGGACGCGCCGCCGCGCGCGCCCCGCGTGCTGCTGGCCGAGGACACCGCCGTCACACGGCAGCTGCTGCGCGGGATCCTGACCGGCGCGGGCGTCGACGTGACGGCCGTGGAGAACGGCGCCCTGGCCTGGGAGGCCGCGCAGCGCGCCGCGCCGGACCTGCTGCTCACCGACGTGGAGATGCCGCAGCTGGGCGGCCTGGACCTGACCCGGCAGGTGCGCGCGCACCCGCAGCTGCAGCACCTGCCGGTCGTGCTCCTCACGTCCCTCGGGCACCCGGAGGACCGCGAGCGCGGCGCGGAGGCCGGTGCGGACGCGTACCTCGTCAAGGGCGACTTCGACGAGGCGGCGCTCGTGGCCACCCTGAGGCGGCTGCTGTGACGCTCGTGGTGCTGCTCGCCCCGGCCGAACTGGGCCGCGCCCGCACGCTGCCCAGCCCGCGCCGCCTGTGCACGTCCGTGGCGGCCGCGCTGACCGAACTGCGCCGCGCGCCGCCCGCCGCGACCCTGCTGCTCGTGGACCCCGCCCCGGACCTCGACTGGGCCGACCTGCGCGAGCAGCTCAGGCCCCTGCGGACCCGCATGATCGTCGCCGGGGGTCACGCGCCGCCCGGCGTGCGGCAGGTGCCCACCCTGGAGGCCGCCCTGCCGCTGCTGGGCCGCCCCGCCGCCCCGAACGGCGGCCCGGGTCCGGGCGACCGTCCGGGGGCGCCGGTGGACGCGGCCCCGACGACCTCGCACCTGACAGGCACCCCACTGCCAGCCACGTTGCTGACCGTCACGCCGCTGACGCTGATCGGCGCGAGTACCGGCGGCCCGCGCGCGCTGCAGGACCTCCTGAGCGGTCTGCGGCCCCGCGGCGCCGTCGTGATCGCCCAGCATCTCTCGGAGGGCTTCAGTGACAACCTCACGCAGTGGCTCGGGACGCTCACGTCCGCCCCGGTCCTGAACCCCGCGCCTGGCGAGCCGCTGCGGCCCGGCACGATCACCGTCGTGTCCGGCACGCACGTCACGCTCAGCGGCGACACGCTGCGCGTCCACCCCGGCCAGCCGGGCCGCGAGTACCTGCCGTCCATCGACCGGCTGTTCCAGTCCGGCCTGACCTGGCGCGGCCCGCTGAACGCCGTGCTGCTCAGCGGGATGGGCGACGACGGCGCCGCCGGACTGGCTGCGCTGCACGCCGCGGGGGCCCGCACCGCCGTGCAGGACCCGGACAGCGCCACCGTGCCCTCCATGCCCGCGCAGGCCCTGGCGCGCGTGCGCCCCAGCGTGCTGGCCGACCCGCGCGGCCTGCGGGCCTTCCTGGAGCGGCACGCGTGACCGACGCCCCGCACGACTTCGTGCCGCTCTTCGCGGAGGAGGCCCGCACGCAGCTCGACGCGCTCGACGCGGCCCTGCACCGCCTGGAGGACGACGCGCACGACGGGCCCGCCATCCGCGCGGCGTTCCAGGCGGCGCACTCCATCAAGGGCGGCGCCGCCATGCTCGACCTGCGCGGCACCGGGCAGCTCATGAGCGCCTTCGAGGACCTGCTCGCGCACCTGCGCGCGGGCCGACCCCATCCGCCCGGCTGGCTGAGCGCCGCGTTCGGCGCGCGCGACCGCCTGATCCGCCAGCTGGACGACCTGATGCCCGGCGCGCCCCCCCACCCGGACGACGAGGCGGTCACCCGCACCCTGCGCGACCTCCTGCACCTCGCGGTGACGCCCGCGCCGCCCACCGGCCGGGCCGGACCCGGACCGCTCACCCCTGACCCGCCGGACCCCGGCACGGCCGCGACTGCCCCGCCCCTTCAATCCCCGCCCGCCCACACCCGGCCTGCCCACACTGTTCCCGCCCAGACCTTGCCCGCCCAGGCCGGTCCCGCGCCGACTGCCCTGCCGGTCGCGGTCGTCATCGACGTCAGTGCCCTCAGCCGCGACGTGCTCGCCCGGCACCTGCGCGCGCTGGGGTACGACACCCACACCTTCGACCACGTTCCCCCCCCGCTCCACGCCGCCCTGGTCCTGATCTCCGCCGCCCTGCTGCCCGGCGCGCTGCCCGCCGGGTGGCCCGCCGCGTCCCTGCACGTCCTGAGCGAGGACCCGCAGGCGCGCGCCGACGCCCGCGCGCGCGGCCTGCCCGCCAGCGCCCGCCCGGCGCACGACACTCCCCTCACCTCCCTGCCCGGTCAGTGGACCCCGGCGCAGCGCCCCACCTCGGACGCCCCATGAACATTCTCGTCATCGACGACAGCGCTCTGATCCGCGCCATCCTGACCCGCACCCTCACCCCGATCGGCGCCGTGCACGCCCCGGGCGACCTGCAGGGCGCCCGCGACCTCCTGGGATTCCACAGCGGCCAGTGCGACATGGACGTCGTGCTGCTCGACCTGGAGATGCCTGAACGCGACGGCCTGAGCTTCCTGCGGGACCTGCGTGCCCACCCGCACCTGGCGGACCTGAGCGTGATCATGGTCACCAGCACCCAGGAAACCGAGCGGCTCGACGACGCCTTCGCGGCCGGCGCGAACGACTACGTCACGAAACCCGCCCATGACAACGTCCTGCGCGCCCGGACCCTGAACGCCGCCCGCCTGACCCGCGCGCTGCGCGCCGCCAAGGACCGCGAACGCGACCTGGCGGCCGCGAACGTCCAGCTCGAGCAGCTGTCCCTCACCGACGCCCTGACCGGCCTCGCCAACCGCCGCGCGTTCGACCAGCAGTACGCGCAGGCGCTGGCCCTGGCGCAGCGCAGCCGCATGCCCTCGACGCTGATCATGGCCGACATCGACCACTTCAAACGCTTCAACGACGCCCTCGGCCATCCCGCCGGGGACGCGTGCCTGCAGCAGGTCGCGGCCGTCCTCCAGCGCAGCTGCCACCGCCGCACCGACCTCGCGGCCCGCTACGGCGGCGAGGAATTCGCCCTGCTGCTCCTCGACACCGACCTGCGCGGCGCGCAGGAGGTCGCCGGACGCATCCACGCTGCGCTGGAAGAGGTCGCCATCCCGCACCCGGACCACCCGCTGGGCCGCGTGACCCTCAGCCTGGGGCTGGCCAGCACGGCCGCCGCCGACCTGAAGGGCGCCGCCGACGCCGCGCTGTACCGCGCCAAGGCCCAGGGCCGCAACACCACCGCCGAGGCCCACTGACCGCATTCAGATGAGACCGCCGCAGCCTCTGCCTGCCCAGGTCATACGGACTCCGATTGAATGGGCTGCAAAGCCCGCTGGGTCCGAGCGGAGGCGAGAAGGAGAACAACGGGTTCCGGACGTGGAGCCGGCAATCCGGTGAAGTTCCGGATTGTTGGCGAAACAAACGGAATCCGTCTCACAGCAGAATTCAGAGGTATTGAGGGTATCCCTCGATACCTCTGAATCGAGCGGAGCGAGCACCTGATCAAAACAGCGGTTAGAAGTGGAATTGAAGGGCGTGGTGTTGGCCCTTCAATGCAACTGGAAACCGCTGTCAGAAGCGGTCGATGACGCTCACGCCCGTGCCGGGGAAGCGATCCATGGTCACCAGCGCCTCGATCCCCTCGGACAGTGTGAGGCGCGCGCCGATCAGCTCGGCGGGCCGCAGCTGCCCGGACTCGATCAGGCCCAGCATCCCCGGGTAGGTGTGGGCGGCCATGCCGTGACTGCCGTAGAGTTCCAGTTCGCGGGCGATCACGGCGTCCATCGGCAGGGCCGGGCGGCTCTGATCGCCCAGCAGCAGGCCCACCTGCACGTGCCGCCCGCGCCGCCGCAGGTTCGCGACCGAGTTGAACGCCGTCTGCGGGTGTCCCAGCGCGTCCAGTGACACGTGCGCGCCCCCGCCCGTGAGGTCCCGCACCGCCTGCACGGTGTCGGGGACGTGGCGGCTGTTCACCGTGACCTCCGCGCCCAGTTCACGGGCGCGAGCCAGCTTCGCGTCGTCGATGTCCACGGCCACCACGCGCGCGCCCAGCGCCCGGCCGATCATGACCGCCGACAGGCCCACCCCGCCGCAGCCGTGCACGGCCAGCCACTCGCCGCCCCGCACCCGGCCCTGCTGCGCGACCGCCCGGAACGACGTGGCGAAGCGGCAGCCCAGGCTGGCCGCCGTCACGAAATCCAGGCTGTCGGGCAGGCGCACCAGGTTCTGCTCGGCGTGGTGAATGCCCACGAACTGGGCGAACGAACCCCAGTGCGTGAAGCCCGGCTGGAACTGCCGCTCGCACACCTGCTGGTGCCCGGCCTGACACTCCGCGCAGCGGCCGCAGCCCGCCACGAACGGCAGCGTCACCCGGTCGCCGGGCCGCCAGCGGCGCACGTCCGCGCCGACCGCCACGACCGTCCCGGCGATCTCGTGCCCGGGGACATGCGGCAGGCGGATGTCCGGGTCGTGGCCCATCCAGCCGTGCCAGTCGCTGCGGCACACGCCGGTCGCGCCGACCTCCAGCACCACGCCGTCCGGGGTGGGGACCGGGTCGGGCACCGTGCGGAGTTCGGGTCGGGTCCGGAACTGCTCGTAGAGGGCGGCGCGCATGTGCGTCAGCGTACGCGCGCGCCCCGGTGTGCAGGTGCGCGTGGTCTGGACGCCGCCCGGAGCGGCCGCCGGGCCAAGTCATTGACGGGTAAATCACTTTACAAAACAAAGCGCTGCGTCTATGGTGGCGGGCATGTCCGACCTCAGCCACCTCTTCGAGCCCTACACCTTCCGCAGCGGCGTGCAGGTCCGTAACCGCCTCGCGCTGGCCCCCATGACCACCATCTCGGCCGACCCGGACGACAACGTCTCCGCGGCGGAACTCGAGTACATCGCCCGCCGCTCGACCGGCGTGGGCCTGGCCATCACCGCCGTCGCGTACGTCACGCCCGGCGGCAAGGGCTTCCCCGGCCAGATCGGCGCGGAACACGACGGCCGCCTGGACAGCCTGCGCGCCCTGGCCAGCCGCATCAAGGCGCAGGGCGCACGCGCCGTCCTGCAGATCTTCCACGCCGGGCACAACGCCCCACCCGAACTCGTCGGCGGTGACGTCACCTCCGCCAGCACCGTGCCCTCCCCGCAGCCGGGCCGCGGTGACGTCCCGGTCCGCGCCCTGAGCGGCGACGAGATCCGTGCGATCATCGCGGATTTCGGCCACGCCACGCGCCGCGCCGCCGAGGCCGGCTTCGACGGCGTGGAAATCCACGGCGCGAACGGGTACCTGATCCAGCAGTTCGTCTCCGGGCACAGCAACCGCCGCGACGACGAGTGGGGCGGCCCCATCGAGCGGCGCCTCGCGTTCCCCCTGGCCGTCATCGCCGAGGTCCGCCGCGCCGCCGCGCAGGCAGGCCCCCCCTTCCTGATCGGCTACCGCTTCTCGCCGGAAGAACCGCACGAGCAGGGCCTGACCATGCACGACACCTTCGCACTCCTCGACGCCCTGCGCGCCCAGGAACTGGACTACGTGCACGTCTCCCTGCAGGACTACGCCGGCATCCCCCGGCGCGGCGGGCACCCCGAACGCAGCCGCCTCACGCAGATCGCCGAGCGCCTGGGCGACACCCCCCTGATCGGCGTGGGCAACATCTGGACGGCGCAGGACGCCGCGCACGCCCTCGACCTGGGTGCGACCTTCGTCGCGCTGGGCCGCGCCCTGCTCCTCGAACCCGAATGGGTGCAGAAAGTCCAGGCCGGCCGCACCGACCTGCGCGGCACCTTCAGCCCCGACGACCGCGAGGCCCTGACCCTCCCGGAACCCATGTGGGGCATGCTGACCGGCTTCATGCTCAAAGACCGCCTGCAGGCCGCGCCGCACCCCGAACCCGTCACGGGCTGACCCAGAGGCCACCGGTCCTGGCGGCATCCGGCCTGCCTGGGCGCGGCTGCCCCTGGTGATAGCCGCGCCCGCAGGGCCGTGCGGCGGGCCGGTGTCATGAGCAGCTCCACCAGGCCGCCCGGTAGGGCCCGGACTGCGGTCAACCAGGTGCTGGAGACGATACGGAGAGTGTGGCGCCGTGAGGCCCTTCTCCCGAGGGCCGGATCATACCGGACCTCTTATCCCCGGACGACGTCACGCCCGGATCAGGCCAGGACATCCGGTTCAGTCCGCATGCCAGTGTCGTGGAGCGCAGGTGGGCCGTCAGTCACGCTTCGGCCAGCCAGTCCCGAACTGATCTGACATGCACGGCATCAGGTTTCTTATCCAGAATGAACTTTTTCACCTCCGCTGTTCGCTGATGTGTCAGGTGTTCCGTACGGTTCACGCATGACCACCCACGAACGCCCCGGACCCACAGCAGGTCAGCCGGACCGCTCCGCCACGGCCAGCATTCCGCGCAGCTGGCACAAATCCCAGCGGCTGACCGCCCTGCTCGCGGAACTCCAGGCCCGGCCGCAGACGACGGCGCAACTCGCAGTGACGTTCGGCGTCGGGCAGCGCAGCGTGCAGCGCGACCTCGACGCCCTGCGGCGCATGGGTCATCCTGTGCACGAACAGCCCCCCGGGCACTACGTCATTCCCCGCAACGGCACCCTGCTGCGCCCCACCGAAGTGCTCGCCGCCTTCACGGCGCTGCGCCTGGCCCATCACCACTCACCTGCGCTGGGTGGACACTACCGGCAGGCCCTCACCACCCTCTCCCTGGCGTTGCCGGAACGGGTGCGGCACACCCTCAACGCCAGCCTGCGGGGTGGCGGCGGCACCATGTTCACGGACCGGCAGATGGAAATCATCGGCGCGGCCTGGCTCGACGGCCGCGTGCTGCGCTTCGATCACCGCGAGGGCAACGGCATCCTGCGGACCGGACTGGACCTGTGCGTGCACTTCGTCGAGATCGCCCGCACGAACCTCGCGCCGTTCGTGATCGGCCTCAACCGCGCCAGCGGCCGCATGGAGACCTTCAAGCTGTCACGCATGACCAACCTGCACCTCCTCACCGAGTGCTACGAACCGGACCCCACCTTCGACCCGCAGGCGTACCTGTCCGACGCGTGGGGCGTGATCGGCCCGGGCGAGGGCGTCACCGTCACCGTGCGTTTCGACCCGGACGCCGCGTACCGCGTACTCGAGGGCGGGTTCCCGCAGGCCACCCTGATCCGCGGGGACGGCTTCGTGGACATCGAATTCTGCGCGGGGGTGGACGAGACGGGCCTGCCCCGCGAACTCATGCCGTTCCTGCTGTCCTGGGGGGCCCGCGCCGAGGTCCTGTCGCCGCCCGAGGTGCGCGGCGCGTGGCTCGCGG contains:
- a CDS encoding Hpt domain-containing protein; amino-acid sequence: MTDAPHDFVPLFAEEARTQLDALDAALHRLEDDAHDGPAIRAAFQAAHSIKGGAAMLDLRGTGQLMSAFEDLLAHLRAGRPHPPGWLSAAFGARDRLIRQLDDLMPGAPPHPDDEAVTRTLRDLLHLAVTPAPPTGRAGPGPLTPDPPDPGTAATAPPLQSPPAHTRPAHTVPAQTLPAQAGPAPTALPVAVVIDVSALSRDVLARHLRALGYDTHTFDHVPPPLHAALVLISAALLPGALPAGWPAASLHVLSEDPQARADARARGLPASARPAHDTPLTSLPGQWTPAQRPTSDAP
- a CDS encoding methyl-accepting chemotaxis protein yields the protein MPIRLKLTGVLLLLLLPLLLTGVISVRALDRAALTSADLNRGLIQARTLTNLRAAANRVTLLSAEQLLVPGGAWLDMQDARSDALKELSALPDSARLTAVRQDWAAFDRELSAILDASAPRAQTLRRFERNFEPARQQFSRSVNSYLDAQEATLGAQQAGLAADLRRAHETVLLTGLIGGLLAVLAAWWIVRRLVHAVEAVERSVGRLADGYLDDVPETRSRDEVGRMLRALGRLVAHKRRLVQTMDLLSRGEPQPPFPLRHPDDTLSLAVQNLNRHAQETAAAALAVAGGNLAQDVPLRSDRDALGGALRDMIAQLRAFALQSQDASAQLNLASQSLVAATAQQSTSVHQQSAAIAETTAAVEEVRTTSRHAVDLAGRVSRQADAARVVAEQGVQATRDAGQGMHALQGRVDDIAQNMLHLSRHSRQISEIVETVSELADQSNLLALNAAIEANRAGEHGRGFAVVAQEIRTLAEQSKEAAGQIRRTLEDAQQATNAAVLATEEGSKQAQVGTTLIDRAGQTIEELARVNDDAARMASQIAEAVEQHALSMEQIAVAMNDINEATAQHLNVTQDNQQVARRLQDLVTDLNGHAGRYRT
- a CDS encoding zinc-dependent alcohol dehydrogenase family protein, yielding MRAALYEQFRTRPELRTVPDPVPTPDGVVLEVGATGVCRSDWHGWMGHDPDIRLPHVPGHEIAGTVVAVGADVRRWRPGDRVTLPFVAGCGRCAECQAGHQQVCERQFQPGFTHWGSFAQFVGIHHAEQNLVRLPDSLDFVTAASLGCRFATSFRAVAQQGRVRGGEWLAVHGCGGVGLSAVMIGRALGARVVAVDIDDAKLARARELGAEVTVNSRHVPDTVQAVRDLTGGGAHVSLDALGHPQTAFNSVANLRRRGRHVQVGLLLGDQSRPALPMDAVIARELELYGSHGMAAHTYPGMLGLIESGQLRPAELIGARLTLSEGIEALVTMDRFPGTGVSVIDRF
- a CDS encoding NADH-dependent flavin oxidoreductase codes for the protein MSDLSHLFEPYTFRSGVQVRNRLALAPMTTISADPDDNVSAAELEYIARRSTGVGLAITAVAYVTPGGKGFPGQIGAEHDGRLDSLRALASRIKAQGARAVLQIFHAGHNAPPELVGGDVTSASTVPSPQPGRGDVPVRALSGDEIRAIIADFGHATRRAAEAGFDGVEIHGANGYLIQQFVSGHSNRRDDEWGGPIERRLAFPLAVIAEVRRAAAQAGPPFLIGYRFSPEEPHEQGLTMHDTFALLDALRAQELDYVHVSLQDYAGIPRRGGHPERSRLTQIAERLGDTPLIGVGNIWTAQDAAHALDLGATFVALGRALLLEPEWVQKVQAGRTDLRGTFSPDDREALTLPEPMWGMLTGFMLKDRLQAAPHPEPVTG
- a CDS encoding hybrid sensor histidine kinase/response regulator, giving the protein MPDATAPDLARALRAELRAAQPDLGAGGPAAARALHSLHAAAATAGDEGLRAALRAAQAAAATATPDALRDELRRLGLLTDAPVSPEPPATVRVDVRKLDALLALAGELTSARLQLNERLGRARSGERGAWRAVRAAQQALATLTDDLAREVLAARLEPARPFLQSFERAARDAARQAGKRARLHVDAADAELDRHAMDRLRSPLLHLIRNAVDHGIDPPGARAARGVDDTGTVTLSAFSAAGQVTVTVRDDGPGVNYAEVARAAGRPHEPGDPAAEAELTELLFTPGFSSRQEVTDLSGRGVGLDVVRTQARALGGDVTLRSGPQGTTVTVQFPLTLATTRVAVVRVAGQLLGVPVRWVDRAGRARVQPHEGRPAVRIGERVVPAASLAAALNLGPARDGAYLLVRQGEASLALLVDALIGEEELVIKPLAFPLAGAPHLEGAAQLPDGQIVPVLNVRALRPAATSRVPDAPPRAPRVLLAEDTAVTRQLLRGILTGAGVDVTAVENGALAWEAAQRAAPDLLLTDVEMPQLGGLDLTRQVRAHPQLQHLPVVLLTSLGHPEDRERGAEAGADAYLVKGDFDEAALVATLRRLL
- a CDS encoding diguanylate cyclase, producing MNILVIDDSALIRAILTRTLTPIGAVHAPGDLQGARDLLGFHSGQCDMDVVLLDLEMPERDGLSFLRDLRAHPHLADLSVIMVTSTQETERLDDAFAAGANDYVTKPAHDNVLRARTLNAARLTRALRAAKDRERDLAAANVQLEQLSLTDALTGLANRRAFDQQYAQALALAQRSRMPSTLIMADIDHFKRFNDALGHPAGDACLQQVAAVLQRSCHRRTDLAARYGGEEFALLLLDTDLRGAQEVAGRIHAALEEVAIPHPDHPLGRVTLSLGLASTAAADLKGAADAALYRAKAQGRNTTAEAH
- a CDS encoding CheR family methyltransferase produces the protein MKFDDLLERTAGLRWNEPLERLAGARLQRLADPHGSLAGLRQAAGARADVAAEVAAAFTVGETWFHRFGEQLDAAALALRALGRPARVWSAGCSTGEEVYALLGACLRAGVDARALGTDLNPDAVAVAAGGVYTQRALRDAPPDRVARVFAPDGPQVRVKPDVRARARFGVHNLLRPAPEAGFDVISCRNVLIYFTPGAAQQACEHLIGALAPGGLLLLAPSDPRPPVTETLEQVRVGGTVLLRRAPHPLPARVPAPPPVLPASRPVTPPEPSAEPDLAQARQRAFVSPHDPQAQLDLARAFLRAGQPARAAASLRAAEAQLGGRGESWETAHLRAQSAQVQRAVRDAGGDA
- a CDS encoding chemotaxis protein CheB; this encodes MTLVVLLAPAELGRARTLPSPRRLCTSVAAALTELRRAPPAATLLLVDPAPDLDWADLREQLRPLRTRMIVAGGHAPPGVRQVPTLEAALPLLGRPAAPNGGPGPGDRPGAPVDAAPTTSHLTGTPLPATLLTVTPLTLIGASTGGPRALQDLLSGLRPRGAVVIAQHLSEGFSDNLTQWLGTLTSAPVLNPAPGEPLRPGTITVVSGTHVTLSGDTLRVHPGQPGREYLPSIDRLFQSGLTWRGPLNAVLLSGMGDDGAAGLAALHAAGARTAVQDPDSATVPSMPAQALARVRPSVLADPRGLRAFLERHA
- a CDS encoding chemotaxis protein CheW; this translates as MNRLEARAAELAAPPRAQRPAVDAVLVTVRGETFAAPLRQLRAVLPAAFTPLPLGAPHVAGVQPVRGSLVGVVRADALLTGQAGGSPGPLARVLLAATQPEPCGVLVDAVGELVWVGDAGFPATFGTPGVRGRTADGLACLDLEALVRHLPAAWPARPPDP
- a CDS encoding helix-turn-helix transcriptional regulator, with product MTTHERPGPTAGQPDRSATASIPRSWHKSQRLTALLAELQARPQTTAQLAVTFGVGQRSVQRDLDALRRMGHPVHEQPPGHYVIPRNGTLLRPTEVLAAFTALRLAHHHSPALGGHYRQALTTLSLALPERVRHTLNASLRGGGGTMFTDRQMEIIGAAWLDGRVLRFDHREGNGILRTGLDLCVHFVEIARTNLAPFVIGLNRASGRMETFKLSRMTNLHLLTECYEPDPTFDPQAYLSDAWGVIGPGEGVTVTVRFDPDAAYRVLEGGFPQATLIRGDGFVDIEFCAGVDETGLPRELMPFLLSWGARAEVLSPPEVRGAWLAEMRDALSRFDHPVQAAD